A stretch of Actinomycetota bacterium DNA encodes these proteins:
- a CDS encoding co-chaperone GroES, whose protein sequence is MSYRPLGDRLLIKPKASEEKTASGIVLPDTAKEKPQEGEVISVGPGAKDESGNRIAMDVKKGDKVLYSKYSGTEVKINGEEHLIIRESDVLAVIE, encoded by the coding sequence ATGAGTTACAGACCATTAGGTGACAGATTGCTTATCAAGCCAAAGGCAAGTGAAGAAAAAACTGCAAGCGGAATTGTTCTTCCGGATACAGCCAAAGAAAAACCACAAGAGGGAGAAGTTATCTCTGTGGGTCCTGGCGCAAAAGATGAATCAGGAAACAGAATAGCCATGGATGTAAAAAAAGGCGACAAAGTTCTGTATTCAAAATATTCGGGAACAGAAGTTAAAATCAATGGTGAAGAACACTTGATAATAAGGGAAAGCGACGTTCTGGCGGTAATAGAGTAA